The Toxorhynchites rutilus septentrionalis strain SRP chromosome 1, ASM2978413v1, whole genome shotgun sequence genome contains the following window.
ATGTCGAACCTACTCAGAGTTTGGCTAGAACGGGGGAGGTAGCTAGCCGCATGCCTGATATAGTCGTCGGTTAATGTTTCATCGGTGAAAACACTGGCGAATTTTTCTGAGAATAGGTTGCAGATATCCTGCTGAGTAGAGGCCGCAATTCCATTGAACGTCATAGACGATGGCAGGCCAGCTTCATGGCGCTGCTCGttgataaaattccaaaattgttttGGGCGGGATTTGAGTTTCCTCTGTATTCTGCGCTGATAATTCAGGAAAGATTGTTTCGCAACACGTTTGTATTCGTAATTGATTCTCGCATACTGGCATTGAAGAGATTGTGTGCGGTATCTGGTGAACTTTCTTAATGCGGCCCTCTTTATGGATTTCATTCGTCGAAGTTCGCGTGTTTGCCACGGTTTTCGGGACGTATGGAGGCACTTCTTCTTTGGCACATATCTATCAATGACATATGCCAGGACGTTGGAGAATGTTACAGCTGCAGACTCGACGTTAGCGGTATCTAATATGTCGCCCCAATTGAAGTTAGAGAACAACTGGCTGATATTACGATGGTCAGCATTTCGAAAGTCGTAAGAAACGACTACAGGTGAAATATTGATATCCTGTAACAGTTTTGTGCCAACGGCAACCAGCAAGGGTGGGTGATGAGGGGTAAGTTTCACGAGAGGAGCGGGAGCCTCGCATAAGAATGGGGCTGTGTCCTGCGCACTCACAAAGCAAAGATCCAGGCTACGGCCGTTCTCGTTAGTGACGTGATTAATTTGCGAGAGAGTGGCTAAGCTATAAGTATCTAGCATGAAAGACGCGTTGGAATGGAGGGCTGAGTGACCCAGATCCGGATAAAGGAAACCGTTGCGTGATTTCTTCCAGGAGATTCCTGGGATATTATAATCACCCATCAAGATGATTTCATCTGTTGCTTTAGCGACTTCCAGAACGGAGAAAACTGACTGGCAATGGATCTCGATAAGTTCACGTTCTCGTGTTCGGTCAGGAGGGATATACAATGCGCATAGATATAAAGTGCGGTCGCCAAGTGTGATCGCCGTCCATACCTGCTCTAGACAAGACCATTTTTGGTTTTCTACAGCCCTCGTCTCAAGTCTAGAGTTCACGGCTACTAAAACGCCTCCGCCTCTAGCCTTACGACTATTATCAGCGTTCCTATCGCAACGAAAAACATCGTAATCGCAGCCGAACACTTGGTGAGAGAGTATACGTGAGTCCAACCAAGTCTCCGTGAGAACTACTATGTCGTAGCATTGGTCTGATACAGCTACCCGGAAATCGTCGACCTTGTTGTTGATACCGCCAACGTTTTGGTAATATACACTAATTTCCTGATGACGGTTGGAAGAAAGAGCGTTGAAATGCGAGGTTGTGGTAGCTGGAACAACAGTGGCATCGAGGTTCGGCTCGGCATCAACCACACCATTGATGTACGCAGCACTATCAATGGGACCAATATCAGGAAGAGAAGAAACGGTACTGCAATCGTACTTGCCTGAAGTAGCAAGTTGGAAGACTCCCTCACCAACTCCGgacacaggaacggaatgtctTGAGTGGCAGGAACAGTCAGCGGAGAGACGACAGCGGTGCTCGACTGTGCCGGGCGGTTTGGGAGCTTCCATCATGCTATTTTGCGCGCATTCCGTTGGAAGTAACCACAGACGGCTGGAAACGGTCAGCGGTGACGGTGACGATGTATCCTCTGATTCGGTGAATGATGACCGACAAACAGCAGAAACGACGGGAGCATCAGAGTAAGGTGCGGTATCAGCCGCACCGTCGATGTAGGCAACACTATTAGTGGGGCGGATTTCAGAAAGCGAAGGAACGGTACTGTAGTCGTACTTGCCTGAGGTAGCAAGTTGGAAGACTCCCTCACCAGCTCCGaacacaggaacggaatgtctTGAGTGGCAGGAGCAGTCAGCGGAGAGACGACAGCGGTGCTCGACTGTGCCGGGCGGTTTGGGAGCTTCCATCATGCTGTTCTGTGTGCATTCCGTTGGGAGTAACCGCGGTTGGCCGAATGGGCAATGGCTATATGACATTGTCATACTTATTGAAGAAATGCAACTGAAAACGTACCGAGAATCAGGAACGAAATTTGATCCAGAGGAACTGTACTTGCCTGTGCAAACTGGCTGGAAGACCCCTTTTCCAAGCCCAAACGCAGGTCCGGGACGACTGCTGACCGACGGCGTGAAGGGCACGACTGGGATGGGAGGAGAGGGGCCTTCCGAATGACTCAAACTATTGCGTCCCGGGCTGCAGTGAACTAACTCAAATTCATGATAGTCGCGGTCGGAGAAGATACCGTTTCTGGTGGCATCAACGGCGTTGTAGACTTCTTGTACTTCGTTGGAACTCCAAATTTTTGTGAACCGTAGTTTTCGAATTCACGAAATAGCAATCCTTCGGGCCATGTAGATGGGTCAAGTGCCTTTTCCCTGAACGAGTGGTCCAGTCCAATTTTAAAGGATAAAAAAGTGAGGGAATCCAACTCTCTGCCTTTTGGAATGAGCTTGACCACTGAAATATTATCCTCGGTCCCGAGATTAGCCTTAACCATAGTCGATACCGATTCCACGGTGACGTCTGGGCGAATTTTTGATACGTATAACCAGAATTTATGATCAGCATCATTATTGCAAATTGGCACAGAAGCAACATTTGCCATCGGCTTTTTGCTTCCTATTTGGCAACTCTCAGAAGCTCGGATTGTGAAATCGATCTCACGAGGCCGTTTCAATGCTCTGCGCTGCTCAAGTGCTGGCCAGTGCGTGCTTGTAGCGGGTGAAAACTGGGCAACGGGCTTAGAATGCAGTTGTTTTATTTCCGACCGCAGCTCAGTAATCGCAGTCGTGAGCGTGCATAGTGGGGATTTTTCATCGGCCTGGCGTGAGATGACGCGAAAATGCGAGTTCTCAAATAACTCAGCACATTGATCACACATCCAGAAAAGGTTGTTTCTGTTAGATGCGAAGTACGATTGCAACGCACGAGTTACACCGGAACATGCATTCATGTGAAAAGACGCACCGCAATAGCCGCGGCAAACGACATAATCGATGCCCGAAATAGCATTAGAGCACTTAGCGCAGTTTTTTGCCATGATGATGCGCCTTTGGGTATGCAGTACAATGCGCGTGCCGAGCTTTTGAAAATTCGACCAGATGCGAGGTTGAGTTTGAGTCCAGTAGATGTCGCTTCGAGCCAGAAAATCGGCGTGGAGAGTAAAGCACCTTTGTTGTTTTGTTCCACCGAATAAACACAAACTAGCGGGAAGTAGAAAATGCTACACAACAACTGTACGGATCGATCCACAAACGTAACTGTTCAAACACAGACCTCCACTAGACGATATCAACACGGGAATTAGATTTAAGACGATAAAATAAACACGTAAacccaaaatttatgtttcgttgtcacattcacgttttcttactaagcgcacgttcatgggtccaatcgcagaactgttcgttgattgatcttctaatctaccctttaaaattatgttttactataaaatttcagttgttctaccaaaactcaacattataatatcagattattttcagacacaattctcgcgcaagatttttcatccacttgcaaataacacgtttctccattacatggcataaatgtttgatacagaaaatatgatagaatgaagacagccctatatcggacaattcctttctcgagttttgctgttatcaacacattcggcgatccatttttatttatttagatacaaGACGACATAGAAGTGCgtttattacattaaaaaaaataattatagaggctttcttAGACTCTCAgattttttcagttcattcgcctctaaccatAAAAAAGACCAAttggccttgagaaagaccattTGAAAAGCCTCGCTGCTGCTGCCATCTGTTCGCCAGCAGGATGACTGAGAAATCGTGAATGAATTTTGCTGAGATACTGTATAACCAATTGGACATTTAGTGTCTCAGTGTCGCTCTAAACAGCGAtaaatcaacagtacatgttaattttgagttgatttgaaaatctgctcaaattGGTGTTTTATTGCTTCCCAAAACGTATCTGCCCCTCACCCAGTGAAAGCATTCATCGGCTATTGTCAGTCTTTTAATCAACAGACAACAATATCGTCGAAAAATAAATACTTTGATCATTCAGAATcagaattataaaaaaagttATAATCGTACtgcaaaaacattgaaaactaaAAGCGTATAACATAAAATTATCATAAACATACATAGACGttaatggcaaaaaaaaatcccgacTTGATCCCAACCCGGGGACACGCCACGGAACAGTGAGAATATCCCTGTGTATATACTTACGCATCGAGAAACCAGTCGCGGACTCGGGGCAGCCATTGGCGTAGTCACAGTAGTAGTGCTGGATGATGCGTGAACGGATGGTAGTGGGTGCAAGTTTCCACCATTGCTTGTCCCCACTCCGGCCATCGATGCTGTCGGGGCCGCCATCGCCATCGGTGGCGGGGAAGAAACTGCAGGCGTCGCGGGAGTCGTGGCGGAAGTTTGGCTCGATGGTTCGAAGTAAATTTTGGTACCCGATCGGGCACATTGGGGTGCCGCACTCAGCAAATCGTTCAGTATGTGGATAATGGTGGAAATATCCCGCTTCGGTCGGCCAAATTTATCCTGGAGGGCGGGGTTCAGAGTTCCGGAAAACGTTCCCGAGTAGATGCCCTTCCCGTGGTGTTTCATCGACTCGATCACGGCACCGGAGCTGACGTTTCGTGCCGCCTCCTGTGACACGTCGTTGACTTTGTTGGTGAACACCCGTTTGGACAGTTTGCGCAGGGTTTGCGTCAGATTGCGGGAGGCTTCCGCCAGTGCCGGATTTTCTACATTGTTTGGGTCGGACGAAGTGCTTGGTCCGGGCTGAGGATGTACTTGGGCTTGAGAATGTGGCTGGTTTTGGTGGTGCGAAAGGTGATAATGTTGATGCTGATCGACCCGTTTTGGTGAAGTATGGGCAGAAGCAGGACCAACGGGTTGCACGATGTCCAGTTCGGTTTTCGCTAGGCTGGCACTGTCAAAGCTCAGGTGTTTCTTAAgcgtttgaatttttgttttgtgacGAGCGATAGGATTGTGCGCGGTTCGATGTAGTCTTGCGGTCGATGTTGACGGTTGCGGCTGTGGTTCTGGCACCCGTGACAGACAATTGGTATCACAACAGTTATTGTCGTTACTGTCTAGGCTTTTGCACAAGCAGGAGGTGAGGTTGGCACTGATTGGATCGGCACAAGGTGACGATGGGCCAACGATCTCAAGAGTGTTGTTATTGCACGCAGAGGGAGCGGGAATGTTGGAGTTTATTGAACTAGATACTAGGTTGGACAGCGACTTGATTGGAGATTCCGTGGCCGGAGACCTCAGACCTGAATCGGTGTCCATTGAATCCTGTGCGCACGGTGAGACAGTCGCCACCGATGGGTTTTCACTAACTGCTAATTTTTTGACTATTCTGTGGATATTGTCTATTTCTTGCTTGGTTAGTGTTTGCGCTTCGCTCACTTGCTCCACCATCGGTTGACTGGACGAAGCAGGGACTCTACGGAAACCAATTGGAATCGTTGTTCTACCAATACCTCTGGAGGATGACGATGAGCTCGATTGGATGGAGCTCGATGCAACACTCGTACTGGTACTTGCTCCCCCAGATGAAGAACCAGTTATTGCTGTTCGCGATCTGTGACTCTTACCGCGGCTGCTGTTTTGTGACGAAGGATTCAGCGTGCTGAGTTGCAGTTGGATCAACATCATGTGATCACCAAGGCGTACACTCAGGTTCAGTGGTGACTTGCCGCTGAGAAAATCGTTCACCTGATTATCATTGAGGGATTCCAACGCTTGCATAACCGTGTTCTCGGCCCGCTGTGCCTGAAAAGATGAAGAAAGAGAAACACATTTGTAAAGCATTTCGTTTGAGCGGAATGTGGAGCACGATTGCTGTACTccgaaaatgtaaacaaacaattgctccaatttttttcaaagcccctCTCATTAGCATCGTTTTATAGCATCAGCAAAAGAAGCCGAGATGAATGATGTTCGAATTCGAAGAATGGATTGgattaatgtattttttgatAAACCGCCATGTCCCCTTCTCTGTGCTTCGTTATTGCTCGATAATAAATAatgcaaaaataagaaaaatcgcTGAACTCATACGATAAAAAATCATTCCTCACTGGGATATAATAAACCTCTCATTGAAGCCCCGTTGGTTATCTCAgtgaagttgtttttttttcaagcgtcGTAAATGTTCATCGAAAATCAACCAAAGTATCAATGAAATCAGAATGTGaacccatatttttttaaccAATTCAgattattgttattttttaatcaatttcaaaaatgttaacAACACCTCGAAACGCAACACTGCATGCAAGTGGTTTTCTTCTCGCAGTACCTCTCTTCATCGCAAGCGCCGCTATGCGCAGGTCTTGAAAAGCACTCGTTTTGGTCTTTACCCAGTGGAGTGGAGttaaggttttttttcgtttcctcTCGCTTTTTTTCTCTCGCGCTGCTGCCACTAAGGCTCCCACACACCGGAACCCGTAATCGGTACGGTTAAAGTTGGGGCCGTAGTGAGCAGTAGCCGTAGCTGTGGTTTTTGCTCCCTCCTGCCAGCGGCGGACCGTAAATAGACAACGGTCCAAAATTCCATCAACTGTTGCGGCGTGGCCGAGCTGTACCCTTCCCTCACCCCACTGAGAGCCATGCCCGGCCTCGTTGTAGTGGTCACTAATGGCTACACTGTAGCAGCAACAG
Protein-coding sequences here:
- the LOC129776585 gene encoding midnolin homolog, with the translated sequence MDKSSEGDSRDGGPSTNPTTASSSSATPAAIGCGSNSGNTTSSSSPPMTSPMTLNVTTTTGGSFSVVVDGENSVENLKKIISKKLKVSKDRICLLHRERELHDGTLRENGLMDGSKLILTPNVETGLLAQRAENTVMQALESLNDNQVNDFLSGKSPLNLSVRLGDHMMLIQLQLSTLNPSSQNSSRGKSHRSRTAITGSSSGGASTSTSVASSSIQSSSSSSSRGIGRTTIPIGFRRVPASSSQPMVEQVSEAQTLTKQEIDNIHRIVKKLAVSENPSVATVSPCAQDSMDTDSGLRSPATESPIKSLSNLVSSSINSNIPAPSACNNNTLEIVGPSSPCADPISANLTSCLCKSLDSNDNNCCDTNCLSRVPEPQPQPSTSTARLHRTAHNPIARHKTKIQTLKKHLSFDSASLAKTELDIVQPVGPASAHTSPKRVDQHQHYHLSHHQNQPHSQAQVHPQPGPSTSSDPNNVENPALAEASRNLTQTLRKLSKRVFTNKVNDVSQEAARNVSSGAVIESMKHHGKGIYSGTFSGTLNPALQDKFGRPKRDISTIIHILNDLLSAAPQCARSGTKIYFEPSSQTSATTPATPAVSSPPPMAMAAPTASMAGVGTSNGGNLHPLPSVHASSSTTTVTTPMAAPSPRLVSRCIPTPIQTKKYPSAGTSSTGSGMVGSSCVICKSIDPPGVPSISSRCHHTYHHQQKLTPAKILCKCGLTLTPTSESPAVDVVGGSQAQCPRCAAISAAELENSKTKSKLDNLRLIMQQKKERREARKQKCAPYSILAGPTLATIISSSSPVLSNKSAAVAAASGSVLEATCFSRCQLVNNTPNAAAAAETGAETMEKNSSAMQSKTAIASNNNNAAAATATATATTTTTSATAAAATATAAASPSEAAQNHQIVEEVDTVA